One Setaria viridis chromosome 5, Setaria_viridis_v4.0, whole genome shotgun sequence genomic region harbors:
- the LOC117856109 gene encoding long chain base biosynthesis protein 2d, with amino-acid sequence MVRLPYVTALTTLFSYGLLFAFGQLRDFFRRILDARKPSNLKGYAPICLGLEDFYTRRLYLRIQDCFGRPIASAPDAWFDVVERYSNDCNKTLHRTTKTSKCLNLGSYNYLGFAAADEYCTPRVIESLKKYSASTCSVRVDGGNTKLHNELEELVARFVGKPAAILFGMGYVTNSAIIPALVGKGGLIISDSLNHNSIVNGARGSGATVRVFQHNNPAHLEEVLREQIAGGQPRTHRPWKKIIVIVEGIYSMEGELCKLPEVISVCKKYKAYTYLDEAHSIGAVGKTGRGVCELLGVDPADVDIMMGTFTKSFGSCGGYIAASKEIIHHLKHTCPAHIYATSMSPPAVQQVISAIKVILGEDGTNRGAKKLAQIRENSNFFRSELQKMGFEVLGDNDSPVMPIMLYNPAKIPAFSRECLRQNVAVVTVAFPATPLLLARARICISASHSREDLIKGLGVISKVGDLVGIKYFPVEQEKTAAVEKLKKIQ; translated from the exons ATGGTGCGGCTCCCGTACGTGACCGCGCTCACCACGCTCTTCAGCTACGGCCTCCTCTTCGCCTTCGGCCAGCTCCGCGACTTCTTCCGCAGGATCCTCGACGCCCGCAAGCCCAGCAACCTCAAG GGTTACGCGCCGATTTGCTTGGGCCTCGAGGATTTCTACACGCGCCGCCTCTATCTCCGCATCCAG GACTGCTTTGGCAGGCCAATTGCCAGTGCACCAGATGCTTGGTTTGATGTGGTTGAGCGTTACTCAAACGACTGCAACAAGACACTCCA CCGTACCACAAAAACATCCAAATGCCTTAATTTGGGTTCCTACAACTACCTTGGTTTTGCTGCGGCTGATGAGTACTGCACCCCTCGTGTTATTGAGTCGCTGAAGAAATACTCTGCAAGCACGTGCAGTGTTCGAGTTGATGGAG GTAACACTAAGCTGCACAATGAGCTTGAAGAACTGGTTGCAAGATTTGTTGGCAAGCCTGCAGCAATTCTTTTTGGCATGGGCTATGTGACAAACTCTGCTATCATTCCTGCTCTGGTTGGGAAG GGAGGCTTGATAATAAGTGATTCACTGAACCACAATTCTATAGTCAATGGAGCTAGGGGTTCAGGGGCCACCGTTCGGGTTTTTCAACATAACA ATCCTGCTCACTTGGAAGAGGTATTGAGAGAGCAGATTGCGGGAGGGCAGCCTCGTACACACAGGCCATGGAAGAAGATCATTGTGATTGTTGAGGGAATTTATAGCATGGAGGGGGAGCTATGCAAACTCCCAGAGGTTATTTCTGTCTGCAAGAAATACAAG GCTTACACATATTTAGACGAGGCACACAGTATTGGAGCTGTTGGGAAAACAGGGAGAGGTGTATGCGAGCTACTAGGAGTGGATCCAGCTGATGTTGACATTATGATGGGTACATTTACGAAATCATTTGGATCGTGCGGAGGTTACATCGCAGCATCAAAG GAGATTATTCATCATCTAAAGCATACATGCCCAGCTCATATTTATGCAACATCCATGTCACCTCCAGCAGTCCAGCAAGTCATTTCAGCTATAAAGGTTATCCTGGGAGAAGATGGAACTAACAGAG GGGCCAAGAAACTTGCTCAGATTCGAGAGAACAGCAATTTCTTCCGCTCAGAGCTTCAGAAAATGGGTTTTGAGGTTCTTGGAGATAATGACTCACCTGTCATGCCTATCATGCTTTACAATCCTGCTAAAATTCCTGCATTTTCAAGGGAGTGCCTGAGGCAAAAT GTTGCTGTTGTTACTGTTGCATTTCCTGCCACGCCACTTCTACTTGCGAGAGCTAGGATATGTATCTCAGCTTCCCACTCCAGGGAAGATCTCATTAAAGGATTAGGG GTTATCAGCAAAGTTGGTGATCTCGTGGGTATCAAATACTTCCCAGTTGAGCAAGAAAAGACCGCAGCTGTTGAGAAACTGAAGAAGATCCAATGA
- the LOC117856111 gene encoding uncharacterized protein: MVPTTRNLLHHDGNSSGKPCYHPGQYCVGIAAQLEASAAAARQQDHRKPSRSTRLAMGDDEPAAAAGTSSQGGAAAGDDEDWLQLSLAGVAVASSSSASSSGDTNSMDPAPHPMELDLLTYDKRNARMRPPLFPLPLRSYQSYGRGRYRPAAASGSLSAPSLTFTPPFRTSGDAMRVISPPRRRETAAGLWLKLQAAPNQVREPILPQIPKSYLRIKDSNMKVEVVMKYLAEKLGISRSHQVELTCRGQLLHPFLLVKHVRDSIWCSTAPREEETLAELTASRRSPAATADHVMTLCYSTTRNTKLVINL; encoded by the exons ATGGTCCCAACAACTAGGAACCTGTTGCACCATGACGGCAATAGCAGCGGCAAGCCGTGCTACCACCCCGGCCAGTACTGCGTCGGCATCGCCGCCCAATTGgaggcctcggcggcggccgcgcggcaaCAAGACCACCGCAAGCCGTCAAGATCCACTCGGCTCGCCATGGGCGACGACgagccggcagcggcggccggcacgAGCTCCCAGGGCGGTGCCGCCGCAGGAGACGACGAAGACTGGCTCCAGCTAagcctcgccggcgtcgccgtggcgtcgtcgtcctccgcctcctcctccggcgacacCAACAGTATGGATCCAGCCCCGCATCCTATGGAGCTGGACTTGCTCACCTACGACAAGAGAAACGCGAGGATGAGGCCGCCGTTGTTCCCGCTGCCCCTTAGGAGCTACCAGTCTTACGGGCGAGGACGGTATCGACCGGCGGCAGCGAGCGGGTCCTTGTCGGCGCCGTCCTTGACGTTTACGCCTCCGTTCAGGACCTCCGGCGATGCCATGAGAGTCATTAGCCCGCCGCGACgaagggagacggcggcggggctgtgGCTGAAACTTCAAGCAGCTCCCAACCA AGTTAGAGAACCTATTTTGCCTCAGATACCAAAGAGCTACTTAAGAATCAA GGACAGCAACATGAAGGTGGAGGTGGTGATGAAGTACTTGGCCGAGAAGCTGGGGATCTCACGATCTCATCAG GTCGAGCTGACTTGCAGAGGGCAGCTTCTTCATCCCTTCCTGCTGGTGAAACACGTGAGAGATAGCATCTGGTGCTCGACGGCGCCGAGGGAAGAAGAGACGCTCGCGGAGCTCACGGCTTCACGGCGCTCACCGGCGGCTACTGCCGACCATGTCATGACACTCTGTTACAGCACAACTAGGAACACCAAGCTAGTAATCAATCTGtaa
- the LOC117856779 gene encoding uncharacterized protein — MAEEKAGKEKDVVRLERESVIPIMKPKLIMKLAYLIEHQSDRDEFLKLCKRVEYTIRAWYHLQFDDMMELFALFDPVHGAKKLQQQNFSSEEIDTLEQNFLSYFFQVMEKSNFNIVNDDEVELAHSGQYLLNLPIKVDESKLDNKLLSKYFKEHRHENLPDFSDKYVIFRRGIGLDRTSNFFFMEKVDMIIARAWRKFLEKTRLQKLFSRKKNGKQKMDSKKNDDLASEVEDKELYVERIRLETMELSLRNLIGKVAIQEPTFEEVIVLYRRKSPKGQDDRAIHVKHFKNIPMADMELVLPEKKNPSLTPMDWVQFIVSVVIGLVTLISSLEMPKADFWVVIAILSALAGYCAKIYFSFQQNMATYQNLITQSMYDKQLDSGKGTLLHLCDDVIQQEVKEVIIAYYILMENGKATSDDLDLQCEELIQEEFGLQCNFEVMDAVQKLERLGITTRDSIGRICCVPLKRANEIIGATTEELVMKARQSLRG, encoded by the exons ATGGCGGAGGAAAAGGCAGGGAAGGAGAAGGATGTGGTGCGGCTGGAGCGCGAGTCCGTGATCCCCATCATGAAGCCCAAGCTCATAATGAAGCTTGCCTACCTCATTG AACATCAATCCGACAGAGACGAATTCTTGAAGCTGTGTAAGAGGGTTGAATACACCATAAGGGCTTGGTACCATCTCCAGTTTGATGATATGATG GAACTGTTCGCTCTCTTTGATCCTGTGCACGGTGCTAAAAAACTGCAGCAGCAGAACTTCTCATCTGAGGAAATCGATACGCTTGAGCAGAACTTCCTGTCCTATTTCTTTCAG GTGATGGAAAAAAGCAATTTTAACATAGTAAACGATGATGAGGTTGAACTTGCTCATTCTGGACAATACCTGTTGAATCTTCCCATCAAAGTTGATGAATCAAAG TTAGATAACAAACTTTTGTCAAAGTATTTTAAGGAGCACCGTCATGAAAACCTACCTGACTTCTCAGATAAG TATGTTATATTTCGTAGGGGCATTGGATTGGACCGCACTAGCAACTTTTTCTTCATGGAGAAAGTGGACATGATCATAGCTCGTGCATGGCGAAAGTTTCTTGAGAAGACAAG ATTGCAAAAGCTCTTCTCCAGAAAGAAAAATGGTAAGCAAAAGATGGATTCCAAGAAGAATGATGATCTAGCCAGTGAAGTAGAGGACAAGGAGCTATATGTTGAACGCATACGGCTTGAAACAATGGAGTTAAG CTTGCGAAATTTAATTGGCAAGGTCGCAATTCAAGAGCCTACATTTGAAGAGGTTATTGTCTTGTACAG GAGGAAAAGTCCAAAGGGCCAGGATGATAGAGCAATTCATGTAAAACACTTCAAAAATATTCCAATGGCAGATATGGAGTTGGTTCTG CCTGAGAAGAAAAACCCAAGCCTCACACCAATGGACTGGGTTCAATTTATTGTTTCTGTTGTCATTGGACTC GTTACACTTATCAGTTCACTCGAAATGCCTAAAGCCGATTTCTGGGTTGTAATCGCCATCCTTTCTGCTCTGGCTGGATATTGTGCTAAGATCTATTTCTC GTTTCAACAGAACATGGCAACCTACCAAAACCTAATCACTCAATCAATGTATGACAAACAACTAGATAGTGGGAAAGGCACACTACTGCACCTCTGCGATGATGTGATTCAACAGGAG GTCAAGGAGGTCATAATAGCCTATTATATTCTGATGGAAAATGGAAAGGCTACCAGTGAT GATCTTGACTTGCAATGCGAGGAGTTAATCCAGGAAGAGTTTGGCTTGCAATGCAATTTTGAGGTGATGGATGCTGTTCAAAAGCTGGAGAGGCTTGGTATCACCACAAGA GATTCTATTGGAAGAATTTGTTGCGTTCCTCTAAAGCGTGCCAATGAGATCATCGGCGCTACCACGGAAGAGCTGGTTATGAAAGCAAGGCAAAGCTTGCGAGGTTGA